Genomic segment of Candidatus Binatia bacterium:
GCCACGATCCGGTCGAGCACCGCTTTGGTTCTGGCGTTCTCCTCGGCGCACAAGGCACCACAGACCTCCAGAACATCCTGGATCGCCCCGCACTCCATGGCCGATCCCCGGGCGATCTCGGAGTACCGACGCCGGTCGCCGTCTGTCGCCTTGCCGTTGCCTGCGGCGATGTTCAGCGCAATCGCCTGCGACGCCCGCAACAGCTGCTCCTTGGCGTTCCGATGCCCCTTGAGACCTTGACAGAAGCGGTACACCCAGCCCACGTACTCGATAGCCGCCCGGTAGACATCCAGTCGTTCGTGACCGAAGCTCGTGCTGCCCTTCGATTCCGATACCGATAGCGATACCGACCCCGTTCGGTTCCTGCCGAACGTCGCGCCGCTCAAACGCGGCCGGCTCTTGGCCGCCGCCTGCGGCGGCTTGATCGCCGCCAGGCCACCGTAATCTGCACAGCAAACCATCTGTGCCCGACGCTCGACTACCATGGGCTCACACCTTCTCCACGCTCACACGGTTCGCGTGCGCCGCGAGCGCCTTGAGATCGTCGATATCCGAAGTCAAGGCGGTGCCATTGGGTTCTGCGAACGCCACGACCAGAGCGTCGACGGCGGAACCGCGACGCGATCGTCTGCGCAGCAGTGCCGCACGCCGTGCCAGCGGTTCGGGAGTCTCTTCCACAACATCGCAGGTCTTCAAGAAGCGGTTGGCGAGTGCGTCACGACCAGCATGACCGTGCAGGCACTCAACGAGGACGACGGACGGAACGACCGGTGGCCAGAGCCCCTCTTCCCGCAGAGCCAGGATGAGCGCGGCCGCCTGCCGGGACCGCTCGGCAAGCCGGCTGACTGCGCCGGAATCGAGGACGACCACGCCCGTTACCCCGCCTTACGAACGGAGCGGGGCACCAAGCGCCGCGCCACGGCCCCGGCACGCGCGCGCTGGGCAGGGGTCGGGGCGCCGACTTCGGCGATCAAATCGGTTAAGTAGCGATCGGTTTCCGCAAGCAAATCCTGTCGACGCAGCTCGGCCTGCACGGCCTTCTGCAGGAGTTCCGAGACCGGAAGGCCACGCGCCTTCACTTGCTTGTACATGGCTTCAGGGAGGTAGATCTGCATTCGAGGCATGCGCCTATCTATACGCCCTTCGCGGAAGCCTGCAAGCGGGAAGTGCCTCTGGGCCGAGCACATCCCACGCTGCCGACAAGCCTAACGCCTTGCCGCTGAACCGCGGCGGGCCAACGGCGCTCTCGAATCAACGGGCCAGCTACCACCCGCCGTCGGTTCCAGCGGCTGGTTCGGCCGGGTGGCCGCCCTTGCGCGATTGAAGCGAGCGGCAGCACGGAGTAGATTAGAAAAAATGACAATCGAGCTTCCTGGCACCGTGGAAGAACAGCTACGGAATCTGGCGGCCAGACAGGGACGCGACGTAGCGGCACTCGTCGAGGATGCGGTCCGGGAGTACCTCGAAGCCGCTGCCATCACCGATCTTGAGACGTCTGAAGTGGCCGAAGCACAAGCGGCGCTACTGGGTGAGCTGTCAGGGCTACCTGCCTGGAAGGCCGACGAGGCGTGAAGCGTGGAGAGGTCTGGTGGGCCGAACTGCCGCCACCCGTCGGCAGCCGGCCGGTCGTGATTCTGACACGCGACGCAGTTCTCCCCAACATCGGTGGGATCGTTGTTGCCTTGGTGACGCGAACGGTCCGACAGCTTCCGACAGAAGTAACGCTCGGCCGACGCCAAGGCCTTCCCGTCAGCTGCGTCGCCAATCTCGACAACCTCCTGACGATCCCCCGCGACCGCCTGAAAAGGCTCATGGGAGCGTGCGATGCCCACAAGATCGGCGAGCTGAACCGGGCGATCAAGACCGCACTCGACGTGTCCTGACGACGTAATCACCATCGGCCTGCAAGCCGAACGCCCTGGCGCTCAGGCGCGGCGTGCTCTTTGCCGTCGCCTGGAGCGGCTTGTTCGGCACGCCTCTATCGCCCGTGTCATGCAGCCGATTTCACGTTCTCCCGAATGATACGCGGATGCCGCGCGGCGATTCTTAGAAGACCAATCGCCGGCCCTTCCGGTCTCCGGCGACCCTGCTCCCAGTTCCGCAGCGTGTGGACACTTATGCCCATCGCCTCAGCAAACTGCGATTGCGAAAGACCGACAAAGCGCCGCAGTGCCGCGACATCCTCTCCCGACTCGATCTGGCCCATCATGAGCCGCTTGCGAACGCGACCCGGAATCGCCCGGGCCAACTGCTCCTCTGTAAGCTCAGGAATCTTAGTCATTGCAGCCCGCCTCTGACGTACGAACGATACATCTCGGCCTCGCGCTTCGTTGCAAAGCGCGCGCTGATGATCCGCACGACGTTCTCTTCCTCCTCCGTGTAAACGACCAGGACGATCCCGCGGGAGACGGGGCCGATAGCGATGAATCTATCCTCGTCGGACGAATGCGCCTCATCGAAGATATCGAGGTACTCACCGCCTCGTGTGAACAGGGTACTTGCCTGCTCGAACGATACGCCGTGCCTCTTCCGGTTCCTGCTGTTCTTGGCCTCATCCCAGACGAACCTCACGAGGCGACCCTACGGCCCGTGGGCGACTCAGTCAATGACTGACCAAGCACCCGGACGCGCGCCCGAGCCGAACGCCTTGGCGCTCACCCGCCGCGGCCAGAACGCGCCGTCACCCGCTTGTTCGAACGGCCTTGTGGCCGCGGTCGGGTGGAGCGCCTTGTTCGGCCCACAGTTCGCATGCCTGGTGCCGGCGCACCGCGGAGCATGCCCTCGGTGCTCAGGTCCTCATCGAGGTCCGGCCAGTGAATTCCGTAGCCGGCTGCGCAGAGCGTCCAATTTGCGAGCTGGCGCGGACTTGCCCCCGCCAGCCTCGGATACCACTCCAGGGGCACCGAGATCGTACGACCATCCATCAGGTCCACGGTGAGCGAGTCTTCGGAGAATCGCACGTCGCGAACTCGCTCGTCAGCGCTGAGTGCCAATGTGCCCATGCCAGACCTCCAGAAAACGTGCCTGATGCTCCTCGATCAATGCGCGGATTCGCCGCAGCTCGTGTGGGGGGAACCCGAAGTTCCGCGCGAGGGCGATGGGCCGCAGCCATAATTTCGCCGACAGGTTGTCGCGGTCAACGTGGACGTGCGGCGGCTCATTCGGCTCATGGCTGAAGAAGTACACGCGATAGGGTCCACTCCTCAAGACCGTCGGCATTCGCGCGTCTTACCACGAACGGCAACTACCGGCCGAACGCCTTGCGCCTGAGCCGCGCGCATCTTCTTGCGCGTCGGACTCCAGGCGCAGGTTAGCCGTTGTTCTCCAGCTGGGAGCTGCTTGCTCCAAGCCTTCCAGGACCTCGCGCATCAGCTTGTGCAGGCTGTCTGCCAGCGTCACGGCCATCGCCTGCTCAATAAACGTGACCTGCGATCCAGTGTACTCGTCGTCGGCGTCGGTGACGACGCTCTCGAATTGATGAGCGAACAGCGGCTGACCATCCCGGTCGACCGTCATCTTCAGCGCGCTGATCCCAGCGACACGCAGATATATGAACCCGATTGCCTGAGAACAGAGCGCGCGAATCTCCGAGTGAATAACAAGATCGCCCTCGGTAGGGGGACCTTGTGATACGCGAGCGAAGAGCTTCGACTCGGTCAATTCTGTACTCAGTCTCTCGCGTATCAACGAGCGCACGTCGGTCCCCCAAAACGGATCCGTACTGCAACCTGTCCAGCGCGTACCCGCAACACGCTCCCCATAGTGATCGGCGCGGACATCGGCAGGTTCCGCGACAACAACCGCGTACGGATAGGAAGTCCGCGCGACGTAGTGGGTCGAGGTCGGGGGAAACGATAGCGAGGCTCCTGGGATTCTGACCGCAGCGCGGTTGCAACCCATGAGGCAGCAGCAGACGACGAATGAAAGGTTACGAGCGGACAAGATGCTTCCTCCTCGTGACACAGTGCGGTTCCGTTCGGAGTGCGGCTAACGCTCCGGTTCAGCGGCGGGCCGCGCAGCGGACCGTCCGCTGCAACCGGTTGTTGGCCAGCGTCGTGAGAAGCAGCTCTATAACCCTCTGAAGACGTCCTCGACCGCCCTTCGCTGCAGAGCGGCGAAGTCCTGCGCCTGCCTCGCCATTAGTTCCTCCAGCCGGCTGGTAAGGAGCCTCACCCGATCAAGGGATCCTATCCACCAGTTCTGAACCTCACGGGGGACGCCGCGAGGAAATGGGATTGACCGAACACCCTGTCCGTTGATCTTCTGGATCGACGGACCGGTCCCCTTGGTGTGGCGGCGGACGTGTTCGCGAACCATGGGGGTCATAAGCCAGTACTGAGCGAACCAGGGCTCCACGGTCGTCGAGTCCACGCGGACGCGCATAAACAGGTTGGCGTACGTCATGACGCCTGGGTCGCCCTCGTAGAGCCCGCAGTTGCCAACCTGGTCCGGCTTGTTCCCGCGCGCGAAGATGATATCGCCGGGCTCGAGGTAGTCGAGTTCCCGTAGCTGCACGTCGCCGACCCCGTACAGCACCTTCGTGGTGTCGAGGCCGAAGCCGGTGGTCGATGACGGCATGAGCACCGGAGTGCCCTCTCCATCCACGCTGCATGGAAAAGAGGGCCCGTGCCGAAGTCCTTCCACCAGGACAGACTCCAACGCTGCAAGAGGTGATCGCGCTACCACGTCCTCCTGCATGTCGCGCAACCGTGCGGCAAGGAGTCGCCGTGCGTCGACTCCGATCGTCACACGACGACCGAGCACCATAGCGCTCTCTGCGTGCCGTCGGGCCATCATCTCGTTGATGATGCGGCTTCTCGCATCAAGCTCGCGCAGGCGTCGTGCCTGTTCGGGTTTGCTGGGAAGCGGGACCTCGACGGTGAGCAACCGTTTCGCCTTCAGCTCAGTCTTGATCCCGTTGGGGAGCTGAGAGACGGCCCGGCGCCTAAACGCCGGGCTTCGAAGGTACTCGTGGATGTACTTCGGCAGTACCCGCTCCTCATTCAGTTCGTAAGCGCCGTAGTGGATGGTCGCTGCGACGTCGCTCGGAGCTTCCTTCGGATGCAGTGCCACCGCACCCTTGAGCGCGTTGATGCC
This window contains:
- a CDS encoding four helix bundle protein, coding for MVVERRAQMVCCADYGGLAAIKPPQAAAKSRPRLSGATFGRNRTGSVSLSVSESKGSTSFGHERLDVYRAAIEYVGWVYRFCQGLKGHRNAKEQLLRASQAIALNIAAGNGKATDGDRRRYSEIARGSAMECGAIQDVLEVCGALCAEENARTKAVLDRIVAMLTRLGRRGYAVREEPAEYTTGGVDTESDTDTDPEGNAPPGDCRTRRSTRPAPRCRSGKQAASRFGAGW
- a CDS encoding ribbon-helix-helix domain-containing protein, which codes for MTIELPGTVEEQLRNLAARQGRDVAALVEDAVREYLEAAAITDLETSEVAEAQAALLGELSGLPAWKADEA
- a CDS encoding type II toxin-antitoxin system PemK/MazF family toxin, producing MKRGEVWWAELPPPVGSRPVVILTRDAVLPNIGGIVVALVTRTVRQLPTEVTLGRRQGLPVSCVANLDNLLTIPRDRLKRLMGACDAHKIGELNRAIKTALDVS
- a CDS encoding helix-turn-helix domain-containing protein, whose translation is MTKIPELTEEQLARAIPGRVRKRLMMGQIESGEDVAALRRFVGLSQSQFAEAMGISVHTLRNWEQGRRRPEGPAIGLLRIAARHPRIIRENVKSAA
- a CDS encoding BrnT family toxin — encoded protein: MRFVWDEAKNSRNRKRHGVSFEQASTLFTRGGEYLDIFDEAHSSDEDRFIAIGPVSRGIVLVVYTEEEENVVRIISARFATKREAEMYRSYVRGGLQ
- a CDS encoding DUF2442 domain-containing protein; translation: MGTLALSADERVRDVRFSEDSLTVDLMDGRTISVPLEWYPRLAGASPRQLANWTLCAAGYGIHWPDLDEDLSTEGMLRGAPAPGMRTVGRTRRSTRPRPQGRSNKRVTARSGRGG
- a CDS encoding DUF4160 domain-containing protein → MPTVLRSGPYRVYFFSHEPNEPPHVHVDRDNLSAKLWLRPIALARNFGFPPHELRRIRALIEEHQARFLEVWHGHIGTQR